One Magnolia sinica isolate HGM2019 unplaced genomic scaffold, MsV1 ctg167, whole genome shotgun sequence DNA window includes the following coding sequences:
- the LOC131236064 gene encoding large ribosomal subunit protein uL15x-like: MTTRFKKNRKKRGHVSAGHGRIGKHRKHPGGRGNAGGMHHHRILFDKYHPGYFGKVGMRYFHKLRNKFYRPILNIDRLWSLIPEDVKEKAKSAPSDQVPVIDLTQFGYFKLLGKGMLPEGRPVVVKANLVSKTAEKKIKEAGGAVMLTA; encoded by the coding sequence ATGACGACTCGCTTCAAGAAGAACCGGAAGAAGCGCGGCCACGTCAGCGCCGGCCATGGTCGTATCGGAAAGCACCGCAAGCATCCAGGCGGCCGTGGAAACGCTGGTGGCATGCACCACCATCGGATCCTCTTTGACAAGTACCATCCGGGGTATTTTGGGAAAGTTGGGATGCGGTACTTCCACAAGCTCCGGAACAAATTCTACCGTCCGATATTGAATATCGACCGCCTATGGTCCCTAATACCTGAAGACGTCAAGGAGAAGGCGAAATCTGCACCATCGGATCAAGTCCCTGTGATCGATCTCACGCAGTTTGGGTATTTCAAGCTCCTCGGTAAGGGGATGCTACCGGAGGGGCGGCCTGTCGTCGTGAAAGCGAATCTAGTGTCGAAGACCGcggagaagaagatcaaggagGCTGGCGGGGCTGTCATGCTCACCGCCTGA